One Aphidius gifuensis isolate YNYX2018 linkage group LG3, ASM1490517v1, whole genome shotgun sequence DNA window includes the following coding sequences:
- the LOC122851970 gene encoding uncharacterized protein LOC122851970, which translates to MKNIVVIRRFQPGDEIQFRKMINNEIMGSLNLAVLSNLSKETTFQLIILSSAIAFIFFDMPLKICISLIPIVISLIYAATFMGFTMTAVQIDRELSNIPRFYMSNAFSCFWVAEAFKPYHKSSHSNQCQYTIMTKKQFYGSKMHVSSQCTKIVGTIGLLKSHRVENGAWIKRLCIDKEYRRKGIASMLLTTAINFAINQGYSCVDTATSEYIKGSRELMFRTGFQLKQMYHKRVMRPLTSILFYELTYKIKNDRTSLYFKSEMDGISQPHLTLKSLIENVNKQ; encoded by the exons ATGAAAAACATTGTAGTGATAAGAAGATTTCAACCCGGCGATGAAATACAGTTTCGCAAAAtgataaacaatgaaattatgGGATCTTTGAATTTAGCTGTTCTATCAAATCTGTCCAAAGAAACAACATtccaattaataatactatcTTCAGCAATtgcattcattttttttgatatg CCTCTTAAAATTTGTATCTCCTTGATTCCAATCGTTATATCTTTAATCTATGCTGCAACATTCATGGGCTTCACAATGACAGCTGTTCAAATTGACCGAGAATTATCGAACATTCCACG GTTTTATATGTCAAATGCATTTTCTTGCTTTTGGGTAGCAGAAGCCTTCAAGCCCTATCACAAGTCTTCTCATTCAAACCAATGTCAGTACACAATCATGACTAAGAAGCAATTTTATGGCTCAAAAATGCATGTCTCATCACAATGTACCAAAATTGTCGGGACGATTGGCTTACTAAAAAGTCACCGAGTTGAGAATGGTGCATGGATAAAACGGCTTTGTATTGACAAAGAATATAGAAGAAAAGGCATTGCATCAATGTTACTTACCACCGCTATTAATTTTGCGATAAATCAAGGTTACAGTTGTGTTGATACGGCTACCTCTGAATATATTAAAGGAAGCAGAGAACTTATGTTTAGGACAGGGTTTCAATTGAAACAAATGTATCACAAACGTGTTATGAGGCCACTTACGAGTATTCTTTTTTATGAGTTGacctataaaattaaaaatgacagAACCAGTTTGTATTTCAAAAGTGAAATGGATGGAATTTCCCAACCACATTTAACTTTAAAATCTTTAATTGAGaatgtaaataaacaataa